In one window of Candidatus Acidiferrales bacterium DNA:
- a CDS encoding M50 family metallopeptidase: MAASSSCWTFPVPSSGFTVPVCGISEREKIITWPSRMQWYLKKVVRWEALAGDVLHSFVSQRYGVRVRSITLLPLGGIAALEDVPEPRQEVPIALAGPAVNLVIAGVVLGFLVVSRSDRSFVHPIINTEDLWPSLLWANLYLALFNLIPAYPMDGGRILRGWLARKTDYVPEHRAQRCLAHRTRPTRARFLARQLSRCRLPCGEAGNWW; this comes from the coding sequence GTGGCCGCTTCATCAAGCTGTTGGACCTTCCCTGTTCCGAGCAGCGGCTTCACCGTCCCGGTCTGCGGGATCAGCGAGCGCGAAAAAATTATCACCTGGCCTTCGAGGATGCAATGGTACCTCAAAAAGGTTGTGCGGTGGGAAGCGTTGGCGGGCGACGTTCTCCACAGCTTCGTGAGCCAGCGGTACGGCGTCCGGGTGCGCTCCATCACGCTGCTGCCCCTCGGCGGCATCGCCGCGCTCGAGGACGTGCCCGAACCGCGCCAGGAAGTTCCCATCGCGCTGGCCGGGCCGGCGGTGAATCTTGTGATCGCCGGCGTGGTTCTGGGTTTCTTGGTGGTGAGCCGTTCGGACCGGTCGTTTGTCCATCCCATCATCAACACAGAAGACCTCTGGCCCAGCTTGCTTTGGGCAAATCTGTATCTCGCTCTATTCAATTTGATTCCAGCCTATCCGATGGATGGGGGGCGGATCTTGCGCGGGTGGCTGGCGCGGAAGACGGACTACGTGCCAGAGCATCGTGCGCAGCGTTGCCTTGCTCACCGAACGAGGCCAACACGGGCTCGATTTCTTGCGCGACAGTTAAGCCGATGCCGCCTGCCTTGCGGGGAAGCAGGGAATTGGTGGTAG